One window of the Asticcacaulis sp. SL142 genome contains the following:
- a CDS encoding ATP-binding protein has protein sequence MKLPWAIARKHYYIAVFCLISLAFVTFSFVLYKQYNKVQTHNDFSLYQSQVIDQSRLIVIDLVDMETSVRGFMVTGDEAFLDPYFTAYARLQSWIVNLRNTTYPEVAAREEVNSWLKVIDNYQKLLADQITDVRTRGAGSPSSAALNAQKAQMDELRQMLDQSIARRGVTLRLQSKAAQSQKNNFLTVIVLGNVLMIGILLVGTVTIINLEVANQRFEDAHRRSEERFKTVLNGINDGVFEYNFINDSMYMSPEYKSMLGYDEADIKDDFKATIDLIHPDDKDAALATLKAFREGPSALYTNVFRMHHKDGTWRWIMSRAVAQRGDDGRMRSMVGAHTDITDQKNREEELRQLHADMETFTYITSHDLRSPLVNLKGFSRELDMAIAEVSDTLTPYKDSIKPEDWSKIDLNLHRDIPEALTFIGKGVERMDTLTTAILDLSRIGRYVHRYERVDSRAIIDKCIGAQSFEIQNKGAEVIVHDLPELVTDALALEQVFSNLLDNAVKYLTVERKGRIEIGSQQTARDFVFYIRDNGRGIDAADSGKIFEIFRRARNTSDVRGLGIGMSFVKTTLRKMDGAIWFESAVGVGTTFFVRLPRRNGVNDVPDEANTVLASAAQALPVRKAQQA, from the coding sequence ATGAAACTGCCCTGGGCGATCGCGCGAAAACACTATTACATAGCGGTGTTCTGCCTGATATCTCTGGCGTTCGTCACGTTCAGCTTTGTGCTCTATAAGCAGTACAACAAGGTTCAGACCCACAACGACTTTTCGCTGTATCAATCTCAGGTCATCGACCAGAGCCGCCTTATTGTCATTGATCTGGTCGATATGGAAACCAGTGTGCGCGGCTTTATGGTGACCGGCGATGAGGCCTTTCTGGATCCCTATTTCACGGCCTATGCGCGGTTGCAAAGCTGGATCGTCAATCTTCGTAATACGACCTATCCCGAAGTGGCCGCCCGCGAAGAGGTCAATAGCTGGCTTAAGGTCATTGATAATTATCAAAAGCTGCTGGCCGATCAGATTACCGACGTGCGCACCCGGGGCGCCGGATCGCCGTCAAGTGCGGCGCTCAACGCCCAAAAAGCCCAGATGGACGAACTGCGTCAGATGCTGGATCAAAGCATTGCAAGGCGTGGAGTTACATTACGTCTGCAATCCAAGGCCGCTCAGTCGCAGAAGAACAATTTTCTGACGGTGATCGTGCTCGGCAATGTGCTGATGATCGGTATCCTGCTGGTCGGGACCGTGACCATCATCAATCTGGAGGTCGCCAATCAGCGTTTTGAAGATGCCCACAGGCGTTCAGAAGAGCGCTTCAAAACCGTGCTGAACGGCATCAATGACGGCGTCTTTGAATATAATTTTATCAATGATTCCATGTATATGTCGCCGGAATATAAGTCGATGCTCGGCTATGATGAGGCGGACATCAAGGACGATTTCAAAGCCACCATAGACCTGATTCACCCTGACGATAAGGATGCGGCCCTGGCCACGCTTAAGGCCTTCCGCGAAGGGCCATCGGCGCTCTATACCAATGTCTTTCGTATGCACCATAAGGACGGCACCTGGCGCTGGATCATGTCGCGCGCGGTGGCCCAGCGCGGAGACGATGGCCGGATGCGCTCCATGGTCGGCGCTCATACCGATATTACCGACCAGAAAAACCGTGAGGAGGAACTGCGTCAGCTTCATGCCGACATGGAAACCTTCACCTATATTACCTCCCACGATCTGCGCTCGCCGCTGGTCAATCTTAAGGGATTCTCGCGCGAACTGGACATGGCGATCGCTGAGGTTTCGGACACGCTGACGCCCTATAAGGACAGCATCAAACCCGAAGACTGGTCAAAGATCGATCTCAACCTGCACCGCGATATCCCCGAAGCCCTGACCTTTATCGGCAAGGGGGTTGAGCGCATGGATACCTTAACCACCGCAATTCTCGACCTGTCGCGGATCGGGCGTTATGTCCATCGCTATGAGAGGGTCGATTCCCGCGCCATTATCGATAAGTGCATCGGCGCGCAAAGCTTTGAAATCCAGAACAAGGGCGCCGAGGTCATCGTCCATGATCTGCCGGAACTGGTGACCGACGCTCTGGCTCTGGAGCAGGTGTTCTCCAACCTGCTTGATAATGCCGTCAAATATCTCACCGTCGAGCGCAAGGGACGGATTGAAATCGGCAGCCAGCAAACGGCTCGCGATTTTGTCTTTTACATCCGCGACAATGGCCGCGGGATCGATGCGGCGGACTCGGGTAAGATTTTCGAGATATTCCGCCGCGCCCGCAATACCTCCGATGTGCGGGGTTTGGGCATCGGCATGAGCTTTGTCAAAACCACCCTACGCAAGATGGATGGCGCCATCTGGTTTGAATCCGCCGTTGGCGTGGGCACGACCTTTTTTGTGCGCCTGCCGCGTCGCAACGGGGTCAATGATGTGCCCGATGAGGCAAATACCGTCCTGGCCTCTGCCGCTCAGGCCCTGCCGGTCCGAAAGGCGCAACAGGCATGA
- a CDS encoding response regulator — MIKLFNEPFKLVMIEDDEGHARLIIKNLERAGVANQIVHVPNGAAALDYFFNDKRRPDQHDKTVILLDLNLPEIDGFEILRRLKADEHTKNIPVIVLTTTDNPKDIDECYALGCNVYMTKPVGYEAFADAIRKLGLMLNVVKVPHNQG, encoded by the coding sequence ATGATCAAGTTGTTCAACGAACCTTTCAAGCTGGTGATGATCGAAGACGATGAAGGCCATGCCCGCCTGATCATCAAGAATCTTGAGCGCGCTGGCGTGGCCAATCAGATTGTCCATGTCCCGAACGGGGCGGCGGCGCTTGATTATTTCTTTAACGACAAGCGCCGTCCGGATCAGCACGATAAGACAGTGATCCTGCTCGATCTCAACTTACCGGAAATCGATGGGTTTGAGATTCTGCGCCGCCTCAAGGCCGATGAGCACACGAAAAACATTCCGGTCATCGTCTTAACCACGACTGATAACCCTAAAGACATAGACGAATGTTACGCTCTGGGCTGCAATGTCTATATGACCAAGCCTGTGGGTTATGAAGCCTTTGCGGATGCGATCCGTAAGCTGGGGCTCATGCTCAATGTCGTTAAGGTTCCCCATAATCAGGGATGA
- a CDS encoding hybrid sensor histidine kinase/response regulator has product MKPVSATISADGRRPNRSAVPATLEHVLYVEDDAALARLLQKRMARNGLIVETVETAEEALALIQKTDYDLLLIDYNLPGMSGLELLSHITDLDPVPPAVILTAGGDERIALQALENGAADYAVKDVNQTYLDLLPAIMLAAYTKERLLRENAHQQEELKAAKEKAEAASEAKSRFLATMSHEIRTPMNVVNGLATLLAKSPLNGDQQKMVDTLRTNADLLLKLINDLLDISRIEDGRIDLETIAFVPGEILNDIRVMFESDIARKGLKLVMTDRTEGAGLLGDRTRLQQIIMNLVSNALKFTDQGEIEVITDLRSVYGDLAELSISVRDTGIGIEASKLPLIFDTFTQADETITRRFGGSGLGLSIAKSLIELMGGTITVDSHEGRGSVFHVKLKLKRAAPAAPARPVAPVPVARSVNADTMPTVLIVEDYAPNIMVATLMLEDMGFKAVAVESGLEALDMIMAADKPYYTILMDVQMHGLDGLETTRRIRELETERGLPPQRIIGVTAHALAGDRERCLEAGMDDYISKPILPDILSNKLGVVRA; this is encoded by the coding sequence ATGAAACCAGTGTCCGCGACGATATCGGCTGATGGCCGCCGCCCGAACCGATCGGCGGTGCCGGCGACGCTTGAGCATGTTTTGTATGTTGAAGATGATGCCGCTCTGGCGCGTCTGCTGCAAAAGCGTATGGCCCGCAACGGCCTGATCGTGGAGACGGTCGAAACCGCCGAAGAGGCTTTGGCGCTGATTCAAAAGACCGATTACGACCTGCTGCTGATCGATTATAATCTGCCGGGGATGAGCGGGCTTGAGCTGCTGTCGCACATTACTGACCTCGACCCGGTGCCGCCCGCCGTGATCCTGACGGCCGGGGGGGATGAGCGCATCGCCTTGCAGGCGCTGGAAAACGGTGCGGCTGACTATGCGGTTAAGGACGTCAACCAGACCTATCTCGACCTGTTGCCCGCGATCATGCTGGCGGCCTACACCAAGGAACGTCTGCTGCGTGAAAACGCGCACCAGCAGGAGGAGCTAAAGGCCGCCAAGGAGAAGGCCGAAGCCGCCTCCGAGGCCAAGAGCCGGTTTTTGGCGACCATGAGCCATGAAATCCGCACACCGATGAACGTGGTCAATGGCCTTGCGACCTTGCTGGCCAAATCGCCGCTCAACGGTGATCAGCAAAAAATGGTCGATACCCTGCGCACCAATGCCGATTTGCTGCTGAAACTGATCAATGACCTTCTGGATATCAGCCGGATCGAAGATGGCCGCATTGACCTTGAAACCATCGCCTTTGTGCCCGGTGAGATCCTCAACGATATCCGGGTGATGTTTGAGTCTGACATCGCGCGCAAAGGCTTAAAGCTAGTCATGACCGATCGCACGGAGGGCGCTGGCTTGCTAGGCGATCGCACCCGCCTGCAACAGATCATCATGAATCTGGTGTCCAATGCCCTGAAATTTACCGATCAGGGCGAAATCGAGGTCATCACCGATCTGCGCAGTGTCTACGGCGATCTGGCGGAACTTAGCATCAGCGTGCGCGACACCGGCATCGGTATCGAAGCCTCCAAGCTGCCGCTGATTTTCGATACCTTCACCCAGGCTGATGAAACCATTACCCGGCGCTTTGGCGGATCGGGCCTTGGTCTGTCGATTGCCAAGTCACTGATTGAGCTTATGGGCGGCACCATCACAGTCGATAGTCACGAAGGCCGCGGCTCGGTGTTTCATGTTAAGCTCAAGCTGAAACGCGCGGCACCCGCAGCGCCTGCGCGTCCGGTCGCCCCCGTGCCGGTCGCGCGCAGTGTCAATGCTGATACCATGCCAACCGTGCTGATCGTTGAAGACTATGCGCCCAACATCATGGTGGCGACCCTGATGCTGGAGGACATGGGCTTTAAGGCCGTGGCCGTGGAATCCGGTCTTGAGGCGCTGGATATGATCATGGCGGCTGATAAGCCCTATTACACCATTCTGATGGACGTGCAGATGCATGGCCTTGACGGGCTGGAGACGACCCGCCGTATTCGTGAGCTGGAAACTGAGCGAGGTTTGCCACCGCAGCGCATTATTGGCGTCACCGCCCATGCTCTGGCCGGAGACCGCGAGCGCTGTCTGGAGGCCGGGATGGACGACTATATTTCAAAGCCCATACTGCCCGATATATTGTCAAATAAGTTGGGTGTGGTCAGGGCCTGA
- a CDS encoding TetR/AcrR family transcriptional regulator, with translation MVHYRADVWSKASPQSDGIKSDGIEVEAELELPETAECAGKAVDDAACAYARVSRARGRPRAYDPGEVLDKALKVFWQKGFAATSLDDLVEATGVNRPSLYAGFGDKESLYLKAMQRYRARTDSQLDAVLTCSGQNDTVRSIIRRYFDIMIDTYTGEAEHPLGCAFMCTALNEAPQHESILEMLQNTIDQFDTRFETFFAQARDMGFIRQDQDPKALSQMIIGLTANLGVRARAGASREMLQDMVRGTTALLFGA, from the coding sequence ATGGTTCACTATCGTGCCGACGTCTGGTCCAAGGCATCGCCCCAATCTGATGGGATTAAGTCCGATGGAATTGAGGTTGAAGCGGAACTGGAACTGCCGGAAACGGCGGAATGTGCTGGAAAAGCCGTTGACGATGCCGCCTGTGCCTATGCCCGCGTCAGCCGTGCCCGTGGCCGTCCGCGCGCCTATGATCCGGGTGAAGTTCTGGATAAGGCGCTCAAGGTTTTCTGGCAAAAGGGCTTTGCCGCCACGTCGCTGGATGATCTGGTCGAAGCGACCGGCGTCAATCGCCCCAGCCTCTATGCCGGGTTTGGCGATAAGGAATCGCTCTATCTCAAGGCCATGCAGCGCTACCGCGCCCGCACGGACAGCCAGCTTGATGCCGTGCTGACCTGTAGCGGGCAAAATGATACGGTGCGATCAATTATCCGGCGCTATTTTGACATCATGATCGATACCTATACTGGAGAGGCCGAGCATCCGCTGGGCTGTGCGTTCATGTGTACGGCGCTGAACGAAGCGCCGCAGCACGAGAGCATCCTTGAGATGCTGCAAAACACCATTGATCAGTTTGACACCCGCTTTGAGACCTTTTTCGCTCAGGCCCGCGATATGGGGTTCATCCGTCAGGATCAGGACCCGAAGGCCCTGTCGCAGATGATTATTGGCCTGACCGCCAATCTGGGGGTGCGCGCCCGCGCCGGCGCCAGCCGCGAAATGCTTCAGGATATGGTTCGCGGGACAACGGCGTTATTGTTCGGCGCATAA
- a CDS encoding efflux RND transporter periplasmic adaptor subunit, with protein MRTFSFSQFYKERRKTLVVAGASLLVLGAATSGLIIASSSTAAADKTATAAAPAIPVGVAITTESNVTAWEEFSGRLEAVERVEIRPRVAGQIKSVHFREGALVRHGDLLFTIDPAPYAAEYARAKAQVAAASARLNLTRSEEARAQRLLADNAISRSEAESRQNDLQEAEANLAAASAQLQSASLNLSYTQVRAPVSGRVGRIDVTQGNLVAAGPSSSVLTSLVSVSPIYASFDANEEVITRTLSELKGAGGSIAFERVPVTLEVGGGEPVTGKLQLIDNQFDASSGTVRARAVFSNADGKLIPGQFVRVRMGEASTRPAVLIHELSVGTDQSKRFVWVVGKDNAVEYREVTLGATVDGLKIVTSGLKAGERIVVTGLQAIRPGAVVAPQIVAMTDVGKPKA; from the coding sequence ATGCGCACTTTCTCTTTTTCCCAGTTCTATAAGGAACGACGCAAGACCCTTGTGGTTGCCGGTGCGTCGCTTCTGGTGCTCGGCGCCGCCACCAGCGGCCTGATCATCGCGTCATCCTCAACCGCCGCCGCCGACAAAACCGCTACTGCCGCCGCACCGGCCATTCCGGTTGGCGTCGCCATCACGACCGAGAGCAATGTCACGGCCTGGGAAGAGTTCTCCGGCCGATTAGAAGCCGTTGAACGCGTCGAAATCCGCCCGCGCGTTGCTGGGCAAATCAAGTCGGTGCACTTCCGCGAAGGCGCTTTGGTGCGTCATGGCGATCTTTTGTTCACCATCGATCCCGCCCCCTACGCCGCCGAATACGCCCGCGCCAAGGCGCAAGTTGCCGCCGCCTCCGCCCGTCTGAACCTGACCCGCTCGGAGGAAGCCCGCGCCCAACGCCTGCTGGCGGATAATGCTATTTCCCGCAGTGAGGCCGAAAGCCGCCAGAATGACCTTCAGGAAGCTGAGGCCAACCTCGCCGCCGCTTCGGCCCAGTTACAGTCGGCCAGCCTGAACCTTAGCTACACTCAGGTACGCGCGCCGGTCTCCGGCCGGGTCGGGCGTATTGATGTCACGCAAGGCAACCTTGTAGCGGCTGGCCCTTCGTCGTCTGTGCTGACGTCGCTGGTGTCGGTATCGCCGATCTATGCCAGCTTTGACGCCAACGAAGAGGTCATCACCCGCACCCTGTCAGAGCTTAAGGGCGCCGGTGGTAGCATTGCGTTTGAACGGGTGCCGGTAACGCTGGAGGTCGGCGGCGGTGAGCCGGTGACCGGCAAGCTGCAACTGATCGACAACCAGTTCGATGCCTCAAGCGGTACGGTCAGGGCCAGAGCGGTCTTTTCCAACGCCGATGGCAAGCTGATCCCCGGCCAGTTCGTGCGCGTGCGCATGGGCGAAGCCTCAACCCGGCCCGCCGTGCTGATCCACGAACTGTCAGTTGGCACCGATCAGTCCAAGCGCTTCGTGTGGGTCGTCGGCAAGGATAACGCCGTCGAATACCGCGAAGTCACGCTGGGGGCCACGGTTGATGGTCTGAAGATCGTCACCTCTGGCCTGAAAGCCGGAGAACGGATCGTGGTCACCGGCCTGCAAGCCATCCGCCCCGGTGCGGTCGTGGCCCCGCAGATCGTCGCCATGACTGACGTCGGCAAGCCCAAGGCCTAA
- a CDS encoding efflux RND transporter permease subunit, protein MNLSKFFIDRPIFAGVLSLLILVAGLLSLRTLPVSEYPEVVPPQVVVRAVYPGASPNVIAETVATPIEEAVNGVENMLYMSSTATSDGAMTLTVTFKLGTDADLAQQMVQNRVSQAEARLPADVRALGVTTQKSQSSLPLVVHLYSPNDRYDVNYLRNYALIHIKDRLQSIKGVAPVQMFGGGEYSMRIWLDPQKVAERGLSASDVAQAIRSENVQAAAGTIGSSPGVPDITLQMSVNAQGRLKTEEDFREIIVKSENGAVTRLGDIARIELGAADYALRSLLNNKAAVGIPINEMAGANSLQLSRDIRATMDELKKSMPEGVDYRIAYDTSEYVQESIDSVIHTLIEAIILVVIVVIIFLQTWRASIIPLLAVPVSVIGTFAVMHLFGFSINALTLFGLVLAIGIVVDDAIVVVENVERNIEAGKTPREATYQAMREVSGPIIAIALVLVAVFVPLAFITGLSGQFYRQFSLTIAISTVISAVNSLTLSPALAALLLKGHDAPKDGLTRFMDKWLGGFFNGFNKLFKAGSNNYAKGLGGIIPRKALMMGLYLALVGLTMVMFKTVPNGFIPAQDKAYLVGMVQLPEGATLDRTEAVARELSAIAMKQEGVADTLAFPGLSINGFTLASNQAVVFMPLKSFHDRHTKETSAGAIAGALNQKFQSIAGGYVVVFPPPPILGLGTTGGFKMQLQDRGALGSDVLDKAAKDFVAKAYQTPELAGVFTNYQVNVPQIYADIDRTKARQLGVNVNDVLETMQIYLGSLYVNDFNRFGRTYSVRLQADAPYRARAEDIGKLQVRSNTGEMIPLSALMKIDPSFGPVTASRYNGYLTADINGGPAPGFSSGQAEAAAMKIAAEVLPPGIEYEWTDLTYQQILAGDSSTIIFALVILLVFLVLAAQYESLILPLSIILIVPMGLLAAMFGVWVSGGDNNIFTQIGLFVLIGLSAKNAILIVEFARELELAGRKPLDAAIEASRLRLRPILMTSIAFIMGVLPLVTSTGAGSEMRHAMGVAVFSGMIGATIFGLFLTPVFYVTLRALSGNRPLKAHTPHTDDAGHPVIEGTPVSLSANTEGNPHA, encoded by the coding sequence ATGAATCTGTCCAAATTCTTCATCGACAGGCCCATTTTCGCCGGGGTCTTGTCGCTTCTGATCCTGGTGGCGGGGCTGTTATCGCTTCGCACCCTGCCGGTATCGGAATATCCCGAAGTCGTGCCGCCGCAGGTCGTCGTGCGCGCCGTCTATCCGGGCGCCAGCCCGAACGTGATAGCTGAAACCGTGGCCACGCCCATCGAAGAAGCCGTCAACGGCGTTGAGAACATGCTCTATATGTCCTCCACCGCCACCTCTGATGGTGCCATGACCCTGACCGTGACCTTCAAGCTCGGCACCGATGCCGACCTTGCCCAGCAGATGGTGCAAAACCGCGTCTCTCAGGCCGAAGCCCGCCTGCCGGCTGATGTGCGCGCCCTTGGTGTGACGACGCAAAAGAGCCAGTCATCCCTGCCGCTGGTGGTGCATCTTTATTCGCCCAATGACCGCTATGATGTGAATTACTTGCGCAACTACGCTCTGATCCACATCAAGGACCGTCTGCAATCGATTAAGGGCGTTGCCCCCGTGCAGATGTTTGGCGGCGGCGAATACTCAATGCGTATCTGGCTTGACCCGCAAAAGGTTGCCGAACGCGGACTGTCCGCCTCTGATGTCGCGCAAGCCATCCGGTCGGAAAACGTGCAGGCCGCAGCGGGCACCATCGGGTCTTCGCCCGGCGTGCCCGATATCACCCTGCAAATGTCGGTCAATGCCCAAGGCCGCCTCAAGACCGAAGAGGATTTCCGCGAAATCATCGTCAAATCCGAAAATGGTGCCGTCACCCGTCTGGGCGACATTGCCCGTATCGAACTAGGGGCCGCCGATTACGCCCTGCGCTCACTGCTGAATAACAAAGCCGCCGTCGGTATCCCGATCAATGAAATGGCCGGGGCCAACTCGTTGCAATTGTCACGCGATATCCGCGCCACCATGGACGAACTGAAAAAGTCCATGCCCGAAGGCGTCGATTACCGCATCGCCTATGATACGTCCGAATATGTGCAGGAATCGATCGATTCCGTCATCCACACCCTGATTGAAGCCATCATTCTGGTGGTGATCGTGGTCATCATCTTCCTGCAAACCTGGCGCGCGTCGATCATCCCGCTGCTGGCCGTGCCGGTCTCGGTCATCGGTACGTTCGCCGTCATGCACCTGTTCGGGTTCAGCATTAACGCGCTGACCCTGTTTGGTCTGGTGCTGGCGATCGGGATCGTGGTCGATGACGCCATCGTCGTCGTCGAAAACGTCGAACGAAATATCGAAGCCGGGAAAACCCCGCGTGAAGCCACCTATCAGGCCATGCGCGAAGTCTCCGGCCCTATCATCGCCATCGCTCTGGTGCTGGTGGCCGTGTTTGTGCCGCTGGCCTTCATCACCGGCCTGTCGGGTCAGTTCTATCGTCAGTTCTCACTGACCATTGCGATTTCGACCGTGATTTCGGCGGTTAACTCCCTGACCCTGTCGCCCGCTCTGGCGGCTCTGCTGCTCAAAGGCCATGATGCCCCAAAGGACGGCCTGACCCGTTTCATGGACAAATGGCTGGGCGGGTTCTTTAATGGCTTCAATAAGCTGTTTAAGGCCGGCTCAAATAACTATGCCAAGGGCTTAGGCGGCATCATTCCGCGCAAAGCCCTGATGATGGGCCTTTATCTGGCTCTAGTCGGCCTGACCATGGTCATGTTTAAGACCGTGCCTAACGGCTTTATTCCGGCGCAGGACAAGGCCTATCTGGTCGGCATGGTGCAACTGCCCGAAGGGGCCACGCTGGATCGCACCGAAGCTGTCGCCCGCGAACTGAGCGCCATTGCCATGAAGCAGGAAGGGGTTGCCGATACGCTGGCCTTCCCCGGCCTGTCGATCAACGGCTTTACCCTGGCGTCCAATCAGGCGGTGGTATTCATGCCGCTGAAATCCTTCCATGACCGCCACACCAAGGAAACCAGCGCCGGAGCCATTGCCGGAGCGTTGAACCAAAAGTTCCAGTCGATTGCTGGCGGCTATGTGGTCGTCTTCCCGCCCCCGCCTATTCTGGGGCTTGGCACCACCGGCGGCTTTAAGATGCAGCTTCAGGACCGCGGCGCGTTAGGTTCCGACGTGCTCGATAAGGCCGCCAAGGACTTTGTCGCCAAGGCCTATCAGACCCCTGAACTGGCCGGTGTATTCACCAACTATCAGGTCAATGTGCCGCAAATCTATGCCGACATCGACCGCACCAAGGCCCGTCAGTTGGGCGTCAATGTCAATGACGTGCTGGAGACCATGCAGATCTATCTGGGGTCATTATACGTCAACGACTTCAACCGTTTTGGCCGCACCTATTCCGTCCGTCTGCAAGCCGACGCGCCTTACCGTGCCCGCGCCGAAGACATCGGTAAGCTACAGGTGCGCTCCAACACGGGTGAGATGATCCCGCTGTCGGCCCTGATGAAGATCGACCCATCGTTCGGGCCGGTGACCGCCAGCCGCTATAACGGCTATCTGACGGCGGATATCAACGGCGGCCCAGCCCCCGGCTTCTCGTCCGGTCAGGCTGAGGCTGCGGCCATGAAGATCGCCGCCGAGGTCTTACCCCCCGGCATCGAGTATGAATGGACCGACCTGACCTATCAGCAGATTCTGGCCGGGGACTCATCGACCATCATCTTTGCTCTGGTCATCCTGCTGGTCTTTTTGGTGCTGGCCGCTCAATACGAAAGCCTTATCCTGCCGCTATCGATCATCCTGATCGTGCCGATGGGCTTGCTGGCAGCCATGTTCGGGGTTTGGGTATCCGGAGGTGACAATAACATCTTCACCCAGATCGGCCTGTTCGTCCTGATCGGGCTATCGGCTAAGAACGCCATTCTGATCGTAGAATTTGCCCGCGAACTGGAACTGGCGGGACGAAAACCGCTCGACGCCGCCATTGAGGCCTCGCGCCTCAGATTGCGGCCGATCCTGATGACGTCGATTGCCTTTATCATGGGCGTGCTGCCGCTGGTCACCTCTACCGGTGCCGGTTCGGAAATGCGCCACGCGATGGGGGTTGCGGTGTTCTCAGGCATGATCGGGGCGACCATCTTTGGCCTGTTCCTGACGCCGGTTTTCTACGTCACCTTACGCGCCCTCAGCGGCAACCGTCCGCTTAAGGCCCACACCCCGCACACCGACGATGCCGGTCACCCGGTCATCGAAGGTACGCCGGTATCATTATCGGCAAACACAGAGGGAAATCCTCATGCTTAA
- a CDS encoding efflux transporter outer membrane subunit encodes MLKSITTLSLATLLLAGCATEPLNSAALTAPPPAFKGEAAPATAATPALAMGQWWKVFADPTLDGLIERSLARNTDIRIAAARLEQSKALVKSARSSLFPQVGISAGSTRASDVGQDPKASTLHSAGIDLSYEVDITGKLFSAAKAARLDAQASEALLADTRLLIAGTVAETYFALRALDEERAIVRDTLTAYRTTLDVTQRRFEAGDVAELDVARLQTEVSSSESELLALDRQRAQIENALAVLTGEVATTFDVESQSWASQPWAGHVPVVPAGIPSDVLKRRPDVQAAELSMQAAQRRVGIAKAAWFPSLTLTASGGYASSDLGDLFEDAGRNWSLTGLLAQAIFDGGRRNAGIALAKGDLEIAFAGYQQQVLVAFADVEDQLAARQTLEAQARTQTEALNAATRALNLSQSRYRNGYVSQLDLLDAQRSELRTRRQALQVKAAQYQSSVRLIRALGGDWNTI; translated from the coding sequence ATGCTTAAATCTATCACCACCCTATCGCTGGCCACCCTGCTCCTCGCAGGGTGCGCCACCGAACCCCTAAACTCAGCCGCCCTGACCGCGCCACCGCCCGCCTTTAAGGGCGAAGCGGCCCCGGCAACGGCGGCCACCCCTGCCCTGGCCATGGGTCAGTGGTGGAAGGTGTTTGCCGATCCGACCTTAGATGGCCTGATCGAGCGGTCACTGGCCCGCAACACCGACATCCGCATCGCTGCTGCTCGATTGGAGCAATCAAAAGCTCTGGTCAAATCGGCCCGTTCCAGCCTGTTCCCGCAGGTGGGGATTAGTGCCGGTTCCACCCGTGCCTCCGACGTGGGCCAGGACCCCAAAGCCTCGACCCTGCATAGTGCTGGCATCGACCTGTCTTACGAAGTCGATATCACCGGCAAGCTATTCAGTGCCGCCAAGGCGGCCCGTCTGGATGCGCAGGCGTCCGAAGCTCTGCTGGCCGACACGCGGCTTCTGATTGCGGGCACCGTGGCGGAAACCTACTTTGCCCTGCGCGCCCTTGATGAAGAACGGGCCATTGTGCGCGATACGCTCACCGCCTACCGCACCACCTTAGACGTTACCCAAAGACGTTTTGAGGCCGGTGATGTCGCCGAACTGGATGTGGCGCGCCTTCAGACCGAAGTGTCGTCCAGTGAGTCCGAGCTTCTGGCCCTTGATCGTCAGCGCGCCCAGATCGAAAACGCGCTGGCCGTGCTGACGGGTGAGGTGGCGACGACCTTTGATGTGGAATCCCAAAGCTGGGCGTCTCAGCCGTGGGCCGGTCATGTGCCGGTCGTGCCTGCCGGTATCCCGTCCGACGTGCTGAAACGCCGTCCGGACGTTCAGGCGGCGGAACTTTCGATGCAGGCCGCCCAACGCCGCGTCGGTATCGCCAAGGCCGCGTGGTTCCCATCGCTGACGCTCACGGCCTCTGGCGGTTATGCGTCGTCGGATCTGGGTGATCTGTTCGAAGATGCCGGCCGCAACTGGTCCCTGACCGGGCTGCTGGCTCAGGCCATCTTTGACGGTGGCCGCCGTAATGCCGGTATTGCACTGGCCAAGGGTGATCTTGAGATTGCTTTTGCCGGCTACCAGCAGCAGGTTCTGGTCGCCTTTGCCGATGTTGAGGATCAACTGGCCGCCCGCCAGACCCTTGAGGCACAGGCCCGCACCCAGACCGAGGCATTGAACGCCGCCACCCGTGCGCTCAACCTGTCGCAATCGCGGTATCGTAACGGCTATGTGTCGCAGCTTGATCTGCTCGATGCCCAGCGGTCGGAACTACGTACACGGCGACAAGCCTTGCAGGTCAAAGCGGCCCAGTACCAGTCCAGTGTGCGCCTGATCCGCGCCTTGGGCGGCGACTGGAACACGATCTGA